GCTGATGATTCGTTTGAGTTTTCGCTTTCCCCTGCTGCGTTTACTGCGGATATGACGTAGTAATAGGTTGTACCATTCTCTACACTTGTGTCTACAAGTGATGAACCAAATATTTCATTATCTATTACTTCATATGGCCCTCCGGGTGTGGTTGATCTTTTTAAGATGTAGTATTCTGCGTTTTCTACCTCATCCCATGAAAGAGTTACTTGTGAGTCTCCTGCTTCTGTTGTTAGGTTTATTGGAGTATCAGGGCTTGAAAATGAATTTAAATTTAATACTTCTACGCTTGATAAATACAGAGAACCATTTTTACCACCAATTGCATATATTTTTCCATCAATTACTTCTGTTTGAAGGTAGTTTCTTCCTTGATTCATACTCGTAATCTCTGTCCATGTATCTGTTTCTAAATCATATTTTTGTACACTTGAACTATTTAAACCATCACCGATGGCATATATTTTTCCATTAATTACTTCTGTTTGATGAGATTCTCTCATTTGATTCATACTTGCAATCTCTGTCCATGTATCTGTCTCTGGATCATATACTTCTTCTCTTATAGAAGAACTACTAGGTTTATATCCACCAATTGCATATATTTTTCCATCTACTACTTCTGTTTGATGATCTAATCTTCCTTGATTCATACTTGCAACTTCTGTCCATGTGTCTGCCTCTGGATCGTATACTTCTACACTTGTATAAGCTGGGCTACCACTAATTACATAAATTTTTCCATCAATTACTTCTGTTTGATGTCTATATCTTCCTAGATTCATACTTGTAATCTCTGTCCATGTATCTTCCTCTATATCATATACTTCTACACTTGTATAACCTGAGCCTATTTTACCGATTGCATATATCCTTCTATCAATTACTTCTATTTGATGATAATGTCTTCCTTGATTCATATTTGCAACCTCTGTCCATGTATTTCCCTCTGGATCATATACTTCTACACTTGAAAAATCTACTGAACCATCAGTACCACCTACCGCATAGATTTTACCTCCGATTACTTCTGTTTGATGATAATATCTTTCTTGATTCATACTGGCTACTTCTGTCCATGTACTTGATTGTGGATTATATACTTCTACGTTTGATAGAGTTCCATTATTATTTCTACCACCGATTGCATATATCTTTCCATCAATTACTTCTGTTTGAAAGTCAACTCTTGAATGATTCATACTAGCAACTTCTGACCAAGCTGCTTCCTCCGCAAAAACAGGAACAACAGATAACAACATTACCATAGCTAAAATAACTGAAAATAAAACTTTAAATGATTTCTTCATCTTTCTACCACCTTATTGTAAATTATGTA
The window above is part of the Chengkuizengella sp. SCS-71B genome. Proteins encoded here:
- a CDS encoding Kelch repeat-containing protein yields the protein MKKSFKVLFSVILAMVMLLSVVPVFAEEAAWSEVASMNHSRVDFQTEVIDGKIYAIGGRNNNGTLSNVEVYNPQSSTWTEVASMNQERYYHQTEVIGGKIYAVGGTDGSVDFSSVEVYDPEGNTWTEVANMNQGRHYHQIEVIDRRIYAIGKIGSGYTSVEVYDIEEDTWTEITSMNLGRYRHQTEVIDGKIYVISGSPAYTSVEVYDPEADTWTEVASMNQGRLDHQTEVVDGKIYAIGGYKPSSSSIREEVYDPETDTWTEIASMNQMRESHQTEVINGKIYAIGDGLNSSSVQKYDLETDTWTEITSMNQGRNYLQTEVIDGKIYAIGGKNGSLYLSSVEVLNLNSFSSPDTPINLTTEAGDSQVTLSWDEVENAEYYILKRSTTPGGPYEVIDNEIFGSSLVDTSVENGTTYYYVISAVNAAGESENSNESSATPESTAAINNGAILVIVMENGLEKEYDLTMNEVEDFINWYQSNLSVAYAIEKTGNMGPFLNRKDYIIHDNILTFEVNEYEVTQ